A genome region from Panthera leo isolate Ple1 chromosome A2, P.leo_Ple1_pat1.1, whole genome shotgun sequence includes the following:
- the PRPS1L1 gene encoding ribose-phosphate pyrophosphokinase 3, with amino-acid sequence MANIKIFGGSSHQDLSQKIAYRLGLELGKVVTKKFSNQETCVEIGESVQGEDVYIVQSGCGEINDSLMELLIMIDACKIASASRVTAVIPCFPYARQDKKDKSRAPISAKLVANMLSVAGADHIITMDLHASQIQGFFDIPVDNLYAEPAVLKWIRENISEWRNCTVVSPDAGGAKRATSIAHRLHVAFALIHKERKKANEVDRMVLVGDVKDRVAILVDDMADTCGTICHAADKLLSAGAARVYAILTHGIFSGPALARINSACFEAVVVTNTIPQEDKMKHCSKIQAIDISMILAEAIKRTHNGESVSYLFSHVPL; translated from the coding sequence ATGGCAAATATCAAAATCTTCGGGGGCAGCTCCCATCAGGACCTATCCCAGAAAATTGCCTACCGCCTGGGCCTGGAGCTAGGCAAGGTGGTGACCAAGAAATTCAGCAACCAGGAGACCTGCGTGGAAATTGGCGAGAGTGTGCAAGGAGAGGATGTCTACATAGTGCAGAGTGGTTGTGGCGAAATCAATGACAGTCTAATGGAGCTTTTGATCATGATCGATGCCTGCAAGATTGCTTCAGCCAGCCGGGTTACTGCGGTCATCCCATGCTTCCCTTATGCCCGGCAGGATAAGAAGGATAAGAGCCGGGCCCCAATATCCGCCAAACTTGTTGCAAATATGCTGTCTGTAGCAGGTGCAGATCATATCATCACCATGGACTTACATGCTTCTCAAATTCAGGGGTTTTTTGATATCCCCGTAGACAATCTCTATGCGGAGCCAGCTGTCCTGAAATGGATAAGGGAGAATATCTCTGAGTGGAGGAACTGCACTGTTGTCTCACCAGACGCTGGTGGAGCTAAGAGAGCGACCTCCATTGCACACAGGTTGCATGTGGCCTTTGCCTTGATTCACAAAGAACGGAAGAAGGCCAATGAAGTGGACCGTATGGTGCTAGTGGGGGATGTGAAGGATCGTGTGGCCATCCTTGTGGATGACATGGCTGATACTTGTGGTACAATCTGTCATGCAGCTGACAAACTTCTCTCCGCTGGAGCCGCCAGAGTTTACGCGATCTTGACTCACGGAATCTTTTCTGGCCCGGCCCTTGCTCGCATCAACAGTGCGTGCTTTGAAGCGGTGGTGGTCACCAATACCATACCTCAGGAGGATAAGATGAAACATTGCTCTAAGATACAGGCGATCGACATCTCCATGATCCTTGCGGAAGCCATCAAGAGAACTCACAACGGAGAATCTGTTTCTTACCTATTCAGCCATGTCCCTTTGTAA